From the genome of Impatiens glandulifera chromosome 9, dImpGla2.1, whole genome shotgun sequence, one region includes:
- the LOC124914937 gene encoding caffeoyl-CoA O-methyltransferase 3-like, whose translation MVCYLITQYILNTSVYPREPHPLKELRHLTENHPRSYMAISADEGQLLNMLLKLMNAKNTMEIGVYTGYSLLTTALALPDDGKILAMDINREYYDIGFPIIEKAGVAHKIDFREGPALPVLDQLVSDEKNHGSFDFIFVDADKNNYLNYHKRVIELVKVGGVIGYDNTLWYGTVVESPNDEPPSSDDDIIRIFRDAVRELNKMLVVDKRIEICQLPVGDGITLCRRLA comes from the exons ATGGTATGTTATTTAATTACACAGTACATTCTCAACACCAGTGTTTATCCAAGGGAGCCTCATCCTCTAAAAGAACTCCGCCACTTGACTGAAAATCATCCCAG GAGCTATATGGCAATATCAGCTGATGAAGGGCAGCTCTTGAACATGCTTTTAAAGCTCATGAATGCCAAGAATACAATGGAAATTGGTGTTTACACAGGATATTCCCTTCTCACAACCGCCCTTGCTTTACCGGATGATggaaaa ATATTAGCAATGGACATAAACAGAGAGTATTACGACATTGGTTTTCCCATAATAGAAAAGGCTGGTGTGGCTCATAAAATCGACTTCAGGGAAGGTCCTGCTCTCCCTGTTCTCGACCAATTGGTCTCCGAT GAAAAGAATCATGGATCGTTTGACTTCATTTTTGTCGATGCTGACAAGAACAACTACCTTAATTATCATAAGAGGGTTATTGAGCTTGTGAAGGTTGGGGGAGTCATTGGTTATGATAACACTTTGTGGTATGGTACTGTGGTGGAGTCGCCAAATGATGAACCACCCAGTTCGGATGATGATATCATTCGTATTTTTCGCGATGCTGTGCGTGAACTCAACAAGATGTTGGTAGTTGATAAGAGGATTGAGATTTGCCAACTTCCAGTGGGCGATGGAATTACATTGTGTCGCCGTCTTGCCTGA